AAAGTCTTTGCCGTAAGCGGTATTGTAGCCGCCGCTGGTATAGAACGAATCGCCGTCGCTAGGCGGATTAATCTGGCTGTCTGCTGTTAATTGCAATCCCCAAGCCTGGTTGACGCCGCTAAGTGAGCCGTACTTGGCGATCATGGCACTGCGGAACGCTGTTTTTGCAGATTCGGTGTAAACTTGGAATTTACCGCGGGAAGGATAGCTCCAGCCTGCAGCCGGATAGTAAGAAGGAAAGCGAAGCTCGCCGGAAGGTCCGCCGCTTAAGTAGATTTTAGGAATAATGGATTTGTAGCTGGCAAAGTTCTGTGCAAACGAAGCATAGAGCTCGTTATATTGCTGTGAGATGCCGCTCCATAGAGGGGAAAGAGACTCGCTGTTCACATAGCCGGTTTCGCTTTTGAATTTCATTTCATCCGCTGTACCTTTGCTCCATAACCAGCTAGGGATTGGAATATTGCAGTCATCGCCGACGTTGCCGCCGCATGTGTGAGTGGATAGAATCGGCACCCATTTCAGTCCGGATGAGCTTACTGCATCGGCATACGTTTTGTAATAGCTCCAATCGAATTGATTGTCGCCGGCGCTTTCCACATCGCCCCACCATACATCAGTAGTAATGGCGTAGACGCCGTTATTTTTCAAAGTAGTCAATTGATTCTTAAAAGCGTTCCAATCGGTGATTTTCGTTAGCGGACCCATGACGGACGCCTGAAAATCGCTTGCAGTATCCGCATAAGCGGAGCCGGCAAAGGAGCTGAAAAACGTGGAGAGGAAGACAACGAAGCCTAACAAGAAAGAAGTGAATTTTCGCCAAATCGGGTTGTTGGAAACCAAGAATACCATCCTCCTTTGTAATTTGAAACCGGTTTCAGAACCGTTTTGAAAAATACTCTGCATGCTTCGGCGGGGGACAACGGAATGTTGCAACTTGACGAAGCTAACAGAGCGACGGGGGAAATCATCATCTTGAAGAAGTGCTGGAACTTACTGTGCAAACGTTTACACTATTAGTGTAAGATAATCACACGATGCATGACAATGTAAATTATTGTACAAAAGGGAGTAGAATGTTGATGAAAAATGTCCTAATTTTTCCTTAAAAAGAAGATGAAACAAAGAAATCCTGGATGAGGATGTCGAAATAAATAAAAAGGAGCCAGCCGACAGACGGCTGCCCCTTTTAGGTGGACGTTGCTTTGTTCAGGAAAGCTTGATGCCTACTCTCCAAGATATTTGACCGCTTAACCGAGTCGCGGAAGTTCGACTCTACAACGATGTTTTTCAGCGTTGTAGATGAACTTCGGGTGCAGAGCCTCTCACGTAACGATGCTGAGCATCGTTGCAGCTGCCCACATCGCACCGAGTCGCGGAAGTTCCACTTACAACGATGTTTTTCAGCGTTGTAGAGCTCTCACAGGCGAGGGGCCTCTCATGTAACGATGCTGAGCATCGTTGCAGCTGCCCACCTCGCGCCGAGTCGCGGAAGTTCGACTCTACAACGATGTTTTTCAGCGTTGTAGATGAACTTCGGGTGCAGAGCCTCTCATGCAACGATGCTGAGCATCGTTGCAGCTGCCCACATCGCACCGAGAAGCGGAAGTTCCACTTACAACGATGTTTTTCAGCGTTGTAGAGCTCTCACAGGCGAGGGGCCTCTCATGCAACGATGCTGAACATCGTTGCAGCTGCCCACATCGCACCGAGAAGCGGAAGTTCCCATCTACAACGATGTTATTCAACGTTGTAGAGCTCTCACAGGCGAGGGGCCTCTCATGCAACGATGCTGAGCATCGTTGCAGCTGCCCACATCGCACCGAGAAGCGGAAGTTCCCATCTACAACGATGTTATTCAACGTTGTAGATGAACTTCGGGTAATTGAAACAGTTCTTTGAAGCTAGAAACTTTGAAATCCGCTTGACTTACATCCTGGTTGCCGGAATTTGGATTCTTTAGTCCAACGCAAAGCAGTCGAGACGCTTCTTTTGCCTGTATAGGCTAGAACTCGCTCGCATTTCAAGCAAATCTTATAAGTTTCCGCTCTACTTGTCCAGAAAAGGCCTGCAATACTCATATGCCACGCCGATAATCATTAGCTCAGATCCCTTGCCCCGTAAGGGTTAAATGGCGAAATGATTGTATCGGTACCCTCCATTGGAGTGTAGTGTAGGAGGTGTAGCAACACAGCACCACTAAATCATTTCGTGGAGGTCTATCCCATATGAAGAGAAGACTCATTTCGATCCGCTCAGTATCCTGCTCGTATCGAGCTTTGCGCTCGCCGCATGCTCGGATGGAGGCAAGACGGAAGCTCCGTCATCATCCTCGAACGCAGGCAGTGAAACGCCTAAAGCAGCGGCAGACAGCAAGCCTGCGGAAATTACCATCATGGCTCCATTAAATACATCAGAGACACCGCCGGATACCATTGTGAAGGAACTGGAAAAGCTGACGAACACCAAGCTAACCTATCAATTCTTTCCCGCGGACAGCTACGAGGAAAAGCTGAATACCACGTTTGCCACAGGCGGTCTGCCAGCCGTTACTTATTTGAAGAATCAGGCGACTTTTATCCAGATGAAGTCGGCGATTCGCGACGGTCAGTTTTGGGAGATTGGACCTTACTTGAAGGATTTCCCTAATCTTAGCAAGCTGAAATCTACGACACTCGACAACACGAAGGTGGACGGCAAGCTGTATACGCTGTACCGCGGCGTCGATATCGCCCGTCAAGGTATGATCTACCGCAAAGACTGGGCCGATAAGCTGGGACTTAAGCCGCCAGAAACGACAGAAGATTTATACAACATGATGAAGGCGTTTACAGAAAAGGATCCGGACGGCAACGGCAAGAATGATACGATCGGTTTAACGGATCGGAATGATTTGATTTACGGCGCGTTTAAAACGGTCGCTAGTTGGATCGGCGTGCCGAATAACTGGGGCGAGAAGGACGGCAAGCTGCAGCCGGAGTTTATGTTCCCTGAATATATCCAAGCGATGGATTATTTCAAGAAGCTCCGCGACGAGGGCATTATTAATAAAGACTTTGCAGCGACCAGTAAGACCGACCAGAAGAAGCTCTTCACCAACGGAACCGCAGGCATTTATGTCGGCGCGATGACGGATGTAGAGTCCTTGAATAAGGATTTGGTTAAAAATGTGCCAACTGCCGTTGTCGATGTTCACAGTATGATCGCCGGTCCCACGGGTAAATATGCAGCATGGGCCTTGCCTGGATATGCCAACGTGATGCTGTTCCCGAAATCCGCTATCAAGGATGAGGCGGAGCTGAAGAAAATTCTTGCATTCTTCGACAAAATGATGACGCCTGAAGTGGCAAACCTTGTTTATTGGGGCATTAAAGATGTGCATTACACACTAGTCGACGGTCAAGCGAAGAAGCTGGATAAGGAATTGGTGGAGCGCGAAGTGAAAGCGTTCACGGATGCGGCAGTTGGCGATGAGGATACGACAGGCCGCTACATTGGATTGTCCGATGTGCCTGCGATGACCAAAGCGCAGAAGCTTAAAATCGATAACCTGGAGTATGCCGTTCAGGATCCTACAGCTCCTCTGGAGTCCAAAACGTACTTGGAAAAAGGCGTTCAGCTGCAAGAAATTATCAAAGACGCCACTTATAAATACATGTACGGCAATCTTGATAAAGCTGGCTTTGAGAAGGCAATCGAGGATTGGAAGAGCCGCGGTGGAAACAAAATTATCGAGGAGTACAACGCTGCCTACAAAAAATAACCTTGCGGTAATTCACGTGTAAGCCTAGAGGTGTTCGTAATCAGTCTCAGGCTTTACATGCAGTACAATCCGTTTCCAGAGGAGAGGACCGCCCTACAAAGGGTAACAGCGCGGCGGTCCCGCTCTGACCGGAATGTCCCCATCATTTTATATGTATCAAACTCTCCCGGAAAGGAAGAATGTGCTATGGAAGAAGTAAGCGTTCGGCCAAAAGCAGTGGCTGCGACCCGAAGCAGTGAGCTAAGCAGACGCCTGTGGAGAAACAAGTGGATCTACGTCATGCTGCTGCCGGGAGTGCTGTATTTTCTCATATTCAAATATATTCCGATGTATGGCCTCATCATTTCATTTCAAAATTATAAGCCCTTTAAGGGCGTAAGCGGCAGTGAGTGGGTGGGATTTGAGCATTTTCAGCGTCTGTTCACCGAGCCGGACTTTTTCAATATCCTCAGCAACACGTTAATTTTATTTGTGATGAACATCCTTTTCTATTTTCCGATTCCGATACTATTGGCGCTTATGCTGAACGAAGTGAGATTCGGTTTGTTTAAAAAAGTATTCCAAACGATTGTCTATCTGCCGCACTTTATGTCCTGGGTCATTATCGTATCGATCAGCTTCGTTATGCTGACGATGGATGGCGGGATTATCAATCAGATGATTTCCTACTTCGGATGGGAAAAGATCAATTTCCTGCTGAGCCCGGAGTGGTTCAGACCAACGTATATTGTGCAGGTCATCTGGCGGGAAGCCGGCTGGGGCACGATCATTTATTTGGCGGCGATCTCCTCGATCGACCCGCAGCTGTATGAAGCAGCGCGCATGGATGGCGCGGGCAGGCTAAGACAGATGTGGCACATCACGCTGCCTGCAATTCGAAGCGTCATAGTCGTTCTCTTAATTTTGAAAATCGGCGATGTTCTCGAGCTTGGTTTCGAACACGTTTATTTGCTTCTGAACTCCATGAATCGAAACGTAGCGGAGATCATTGATACGTACGTATATACAGCCGGACTTAAGCAAGGACAATTCAGCTACAGTGCAGCAATCGGCTTTTTCAAATCGTTCATTGGACTTGTGCTTGTGATGCTTGCCAATAAAATGGCCAAGAAAATGGGCGAAGAGGGCGTATATTAATAGCGGATTTATGAAAGGAGAGGAATACTCATGGTCGAGGACAAGACGCTGGGCGGCAGGCTGTTTGCTATCCTGAACTACACCTTACTTACTGTGATCGGCTTGATTACCATTATTCCGTTTATCCACGTAGTGGCGGGATCGTTTACGACAAGCGCGGAGATGGCCGCCAAGACGTTTGTACTGATTCCGACAGATTGGAGTCTGGAAGCCTACAAGTTTATTTTCTCAACAAGCACGATCTTTAAAGCCATGGGGGTATCCATTGGAGTGACGCTGCTTGGCACTGTGTTTAGTATGTTCGTTACGGCGCTGATGGCTTACGGACTGTCGCGTCGGGACCTTGACGGCAGGAAGCCGATCATGTTCCTCGTCGTGTTTACGATGCTGTTCAGCGGGGGGCTTATTCCGACATTCCTCGTCGTGAAAGAGCTCGGTCTGATCGATTCCTATGCGGCATTGGTGCTGCCAAGCGCGGTAAGTGCCTTCAACCTAATTATTTTGAAGAACTTCTTCCAAAACATACCGGAGGGCTTGGAGGAATCCGCTAAAATCGACGGTGCAAGTGACTTCGGCATTCTGTTCCGAATTGTTCTGCCACTCTCGATGCCGGCTATTGCCACCATCTCGCTGTTCTACGCGGTGACTTACTGGAACACCTATTTGAGCGCGATCTTATACCTCAATGAAAGTGCGATGTGGCCGATTCAAGTGCTGTTGCGCCAAATTGTCGTCCTCGCCAGCGGCATGGATTACAGCTCGACGCTCGATAACGTTACGCCGCCGCCGGAGCAATCCGTCAAGATGGCTGTCATTGTTGTGGCAACGCTGCCGATCCTGCTCATCTACCCGTTCCTGCAAAAGCATTTTGCCAAAGGTGCCTTGCTGGGCTCCATGAAGGGCTAAGGAGGCGAAGAGATCGATGGAGAAGCTTAAGCTGCAGGCTGCTGCGCGCGGCATTTTAGATGAGATGGATGCCTTATTTGAGGGATTCTTCCCTTGGCTGGCAGGGCAGTATGATCCGGCGAGCGGCGGGTTTTATTATGCCCGCAGCTCCCGGACGATCAGCGGGCTGATGCCGGATATCGAATCCACCGCCCAGGCGCTGAATATCTTGGAGCGGTGTGGGCTGCTGGGCGCCATGCCGGCTGAGATGAAGAAGCGGATGGTCCAATTTTTTCAAAACAAGCAGGATCCTGCGACCGGTTACTTTTACGATGCCAACGCTCACATGAGGGACGACGAAGTGATGGTAGCCCGGGCGATTTCTTACAGTACAGGAGCTCTTCGCAAGCTTGGATCACAGCCTTTGTACGAATTGCCCTATGATGCTGCTGAGGCTCCTGCATATATGGAATCGCCTGACACGTACATAGCCTGGCTGCGCTCCGTAGATCTCAGCAACAGCTGGCGCGGTTGCGATCGGATGTCGACCTCCTGCGTATACGTGAGGCAGCTGACTCCGCTTGAACGCCAGGCGGCTTACCTCGAGGCGGCTTTTCCCTTTTTTGAAGAGATTCAAGACAAGGTGACAGGCTTATGGGGCGAGGGTTCCCGATATGAGCGGATATCCGGGACGTTTAAGCTGCATCTCTTTTATGATCAATTTGATGTTCCGCTGCCGAGGGAAAACAACATCTATGCTAGCCTATTAGAATGTCTCCGCTCGGATGAGGCGGGCGATATGTGCTACATTCGCAATCCGATTCATTTGCTGTCGTATATGAAGCTTTCGGTACCCGATGCGGAGCTTGTAGAGATCCTGCGGATCACCTGTGATAACATGAGAAGACTGCTTCGGGAGGATGGAGGATTTTCCCGCGAATTAGCTCACTCACCGTCAGCGCCCAATGTCGCCCAAGTTAAATCTGGCGGATCGTATCCGAATATGCCTAGACCCGTCCATATTGGACGCGGGCTAGTAGAAGGCGACATGAACGCCGGCACGCAGGCGATGCTCATCCGCTCGGTATGCTATCGCTTGGCTGGCAGGGGGGAGCCGGATTGGGGGCTTAGCGCAAGAGATTTTTATAGAGATGTACAGGAAAGAGGGGAGAACGAACGATGTCTATGAACGTGCACAAGTCGCCGATCGAATGGGCGGAAGCCGCCTGCAACTCGATTATGGCTACATATACGGCGATGGAGCTGCCGCCTGCAGGCAGATGGCATTACCATCAAGGCGTATTTCTATGCGGGATGGAGATGCTGGCCAGCCGCTTGCAGAGTGACCGGTATGCTTCGTATATCCAGGAATACGTAGACGGCTTAGTGGACGAGCAGGGCAATCTGTATTTCGCCCGCGATGAGCTGGATTCCATTCAAGCAGGCCTTCTGCTGTTTGAGTTGGATCGCAAGACAGGGAATCCGAAATATAAGGCTGCTGCCGGAAAGTTGAGATCGCTGCTGAACACGCTGAATCTCACATCCGAGGGCGGGTACTGGCACAAAGACAAATATCCGTACCAGATGTGGCTGGACGGATTGTATATGGCCGGCGTATTCTCCTTGAAATACGCCAATGCGTACGGCGAGACCAGTCTGCGCGAAGCCGTTCTGCATCAGGAGCGCTTGATGCGCACGCATATGCGGGATGAGCGCACAGGGCTGCTCTATCACGCCTGGGACGAAAGCCG
This genomic window from Paenibacillus hexagrammi contains:
- a CDS encoding extracellular solute-binding protein, yielding MLVSSFALAACSDGGKTEAPSSSSNAGSETPKAAADSKPAEITIMAPLNTSETPPDTIVKELEKLTNTKLTYQFFPADSYEEKLNTTFATGGLPAVTYLKNQATFIQMKSAIRDGQFWEIGPYLKDFPNLSKLKSTTLDNTKVDGKLYTLYRGVDIARQGMIYRKDWADKLGLKPPETTEDLYNMMKAFTEKDPDGNGKNDTIGLTDRNDLIYGAFKTVASWIGVPNNWGEKDGKLQPEFMFPEYIQAMDYFKKLRDEGIINKDFAATSKTDQKKLFTNGTAGIYVGAMTDVESLNKDLVKNVPTAVVDVHSMIAGPTGKYAAWALPGYANVMLFPKSAIKDEAELKKILAFFDKMMTPEVANLVYWGIKDVHYTLVDGQAKKLDKELVEREVKAFTDAAVGDEDTTGRYIGLSDVPAMTKAQKLKIDNLEYAVQDPTAPLESKTYLEKGVQLQEIIKDATYKYMYGNLDKAGFEKAIEDWKSRGGNKIIEEYNAAYKK
- a CDS encoding ABC transporter permease, which codes for MEEVSVRPKAVAATRSSELSRRLWRNKWIYVMLLPGVLYFLIFKYIPMYGLIISFQNYKPFKGVSGSEWVGFEHFQRLFTEPDFFNILSNTLILFVMNILFYFPIPILLALMLNEVRFGLFKKVFQTIVYLPHFMSWVIIVSISFVMLTMDGGIINQMISYFGWEKINFLLSPEWFRPTYIVQVIWREAGWGTIIYLAAISSIDPQLYEAARMDGAGRLRQMWHITLPAIRSVIVVLLILKIGDVLELGFEHVYLLLNSMNRNVAEIIDTYVYTAGLKQGQFSYSAAIGFFKSFIGLVLVMLANKMAKKMGEEGVY
- a CDS encoding carbohydrate ABC transporter permease produces the protein MVEDKTLGGRLFAILNYTLLTVIGLITIIPFIHVVAGSFTTSAEMAAKTFVLIPTDWSLEAYKFIFSTSTIFKAMGVSIGVTLLGTVFSMFVTALMAYGLSRRDLDGRKPIMFLVVFTMLFSGGLIPTFLVVKELGLIDSYAALVLPSAVSAFNLIILKNFFQNIPEGLEESAKIDGASDFGILFRIVLPLSMPAIATISLFYAVTYWNTYLSAILYLNESAMWPIQVLLRQIVVLASGMDYSSTLDNVTPPPEQSVKMAVIVVATLPILLIYPFLQKHFAKGALLGSMKG
- a CDS encoding glycoside hydrolase family 88/105 protein, with the translated sequence MSMNVHKSPIEWAEAACNSIMATYTAMELPPAGRWHYHQGVFLCGMEMLASRLQSDRYASYIQEYVDGLVDEQGNLYFARDELDSIQAGLLLFELDRKTGNPKYKAAAGKLRSLLNTLNLTSEGGYWHKDKYPYQMWLDGLYMAGVFSLKYANAYGETSLREAVLHQERLMRTHMRDERTGLLYHAWDESRRMPWANPETGCSPEFWGRSLGWYGLALAQFLDELPEGYPGRGELAASLGDFVRALARYQDEASGLWYQVVDKGHLPDNWLETSCTSLFVYTIAKAVKHGAVEAAYMDSARRGYEGLVRTLEFDEQGRVILPMICIGTSAGDYENYVTRPTSQNDLHGVGAFVMACMEMQDALR